In a single window of the Raphanus sativus cultivar WK10039 chromosome 9, ASM80110v3, whole genome shotgun sequence genome:
- the LOC108825061 gene encoding abscisic acid receptor PYL7 has protein sequence MEGIIVDDTEINGALVTPQYTRLHHRHHCRENQCTSVLIKYIQAPVHLVWSLVRRFDQPQKYKPFVSRCTVNGHPEIGSLRHVNVKSGLPATTSTERLEQLDDDERILGINIIGGDHRLKNYSSILTVHPEMIDGRSGTMVIESFVVDVPQGNTKDDTCYFVESLIKCNLKSLASVSERLFAQNITNPIAATF, from the exons AGCTCTTGTCACGCCGCAGTACACACGGTTGCATCATCGTCACCATTGCAGAGAAAACCAGTGTACCTCTGTTCTCATCAAATACATTCAAGCCCCTGTTCATCTC GTTTGGTCACTTGTTCGGAGATTTGATCAGCCTCAGAAATACAAACCATTTGTAAGCAGATGTACAGTTAATGGTCATCCTGAGATCGGTAGTCTCAGACACGTAAACGTCAAATCTGGTCTCCCGGCCACAACCAGCACCGAGAGATTGGAACagcttgatgatgatgaacgcATCCTCGGCATCAACATCATTGGTGGTGATCACAGACTCAAG AACTACTCTTCTATCTTAACTGTACATCCGGAGATGATCGATGGGAGATCAGGAACTATGGTGATTGAATCTTTTGTTGTGGATGTTCCTCAAGGCAACACCAAAGATGACACATGTTACTTCGTGGAATCACTCATCAAGTGTAACTTGAAATCCTTGGCTTCTGTCTCTGAAAGATTGTTTGCTCAGAACATAACCAATCCCATCGCTGCCACCTTCTGA
- the LOC108826749 gene encoding LOW QUALITY PROTEIN: pentatricopeptide repeat-containing protein At4g01030, mitochondrial (The sequence of the model RefSeq protein was modified relative to this genomic sequence to represent the inferred CDS: inserted 1 base in 1 codon) has protein sequence MENLSVTFRHCYTSFSLHQSNRRYLINPSNFNHSPTRFSLDIKHALSSESTPTSVSLAPSSSSSELLPHTISRCDDLVSVKAVHARMMRMYDRFDMECLVSRYLELGELEYASAIFFMGFPRNQVSWMGFLREVESFRLEKHMVLEEFVQLQSKGVNFDEVVLVMALRLCTVLMNELLGFVIHGGLIKRGVVRSDTRVVSALMGFYGRCVSSDVANKLFDEMPERDDLAWNEIMMVNLRSGKWEKAVKLFREMQFSSSAKVYDRTMVKLLQVCSNEGGLREGRQIHEYVLRLGFEANVSVCNSLIVMYSRSGVVESSRKVFNSMKDRNLSFWNLILSSYTAFGYVDDALALLEGMERCGFKPDIITWNSLLSGHAFKGLYKGAISILQRMQVAGLKPNTSSITSLLQAVAEPGLLKLGKAIHGYVIRNQLWYDIYVETTLIDMYVKTACLPYARMVFDTMDEKKNIVAWNSLISGLSYAGQVQDAEGLMSKMEKEGINXDAVTWNSLVYGYASRGETEKALAVIEKMKKNRVKPNVVSWTAILSGCSKNGNFRNALKVFITMQEEGVCPNSATISTLLRVLTCLSLLQSGKEVHCFCLKNNLIRDAYVATALVDMYTRSGDLRSASEVFRSIENKPLASWNCIIMGHAMFGQGQEGIAVFNKMLEAGMEPDAITFTSILSVCKNSGLVCEGWEYFDLMRSRYGVTPSIEHCSCMVDMLGRSGYLDEAWDFIQTMPLKPDATTWGAFLSSCKIHRDLELAELAWKRLQVLEPHNSANYMMMINLYSSLKRWEDVEHIRDSMRSQRVRVQDLWSWIQIDQRVHVFNAEGKAHPDEGEIYFELYRLVSEMKKRLGYVPDTRCIYQNVSEAEKEKLLLGHTEKLPITYGLIKKKGLDPIRVVKNTSICSDCHNVAKYITVLRNREIVLQEGSQIHHFKDGKCSCNDSW, from the exons ATGGAGAATCTCTCTGTGACTTTCCGCCATTGTTACACTTCCTTCTCTCTTCATCAGTCAAATCGTAGATATCTTATAAATCCATCTAACTTCAATCATTCTCCGACTCGTTTCTCTCTGGACATCAAACATGCGTTGTCGTCGGAATCTACACCAACCTCTGTTTCTCTGGCACCATCGTCTTCAAGCTCGGAACTTTTACCCCATACGATAAGTAGATGCGATGATTTGGTTTCTGTGAAAGCTGTTCATGCTCGTATGATGAGGATGTACGATCGATTCGACATGGAGTGCTTGGTCTCTCGTTACCTCGAACTCGGAGAATTAGAGTATGCGAGTGCTATTTTCTTCATGGGTTTCCCTCGGAATCAAGTTTCATGGATGGGTTTCTTGAGAGAGGTCGAGAGTTTCAGATTAGAGAAGCATATGGTCTTAGAGGAGTTCGTTCAGCTACAGAGCAAAGGAGTAAACTTTGACGAAGTGGTTCTCGTTATGGCATTGAGACTCTGTACTGTTCTGATGAACGAGCTTCTCGGTTTTGTTATTCATGGCGGTTTGATCAAGAGAGGGGTTGTTAGATCAGACACACGCGTGGTTTCTGCGTTGATGGGTTTCTATGGAAGATGTGTGAGTTCGGATGTCGCCAACAAGttgttcgatgaaatgcccgAAAGAGATGATCTAGCGTGGAACGAGATTATGATGGTCAACTTGAGGAGTGGGAAGTGGGAGAAGGCTGTGAAGCTGTTCAGAGAGATGCAGttttcttcttctgcaaagGTTTATGATCGAACAATGGTTAAGCTTTTGCAAGTTTGTAGCAATGAAGGAGGGTTAAGAGAAGGGAGACAGATTCATGAGTATGTTCTGAGACTTGGGTTTGAAGCAAACGTCTCGGTGTGTAACTCCCTGATTGTCATGTACTCAAGGAGTGGCGTGGTTGAATCATCCAGGAAAGTTTTCAATTCGATGAAAGACCGGAATCTGTCTTTCTGGAACTTGATTTTATCGAGTTATACTGCATTTGGGTATGTAGATGATGCTCTGGCTCTCCTGGAGGGGATGGAGAGATGTGGTTTTAAACCGGATATAATTACATGGAACTCCCTTTTGTCAGGCCACGCCTTCAAAGGGTTGTACAAAGGTGCCATTTCGATATTGCAAAGAATGCAAGTTGCTGGTCTGAAGCCAAACACCAGCTCCATAACTAGTCTTCTTCAAGCCGTTGCTGAACCGGGGCTTCTTAAACTTGGGAAAGCAATTCACGGATATGTAATAAGAAACCAGCTTTGGTACGATATATACGTAGAAACCACATTGATCGACATGTATGTTAAAACCGCCTGCTTGCCTTACGCCCGGATGGTTTTTGATACAATGGATGAGAAGAAGAACATTGTTGCTTGGAACTCACTTATCTCTGGACTTTCCTACGCTGGTCAGGTACAAGATGCTGAAGGTTTGATGAGTAAAATGGAGAAGGAAGGGATCA TCGATGCTGTTACATGGAACAGTCTGGTTTATGGGTATGCGAGTCGTGGAGAAACTGAGAAAGCTTTGGCTGTAATAGAGAAGATGAAAAAGAACAGGGTGAAGCCAAATGTGGTTTCTTGGACTGCCATTTTATCAGGGTGTTCCAAGAATGGAAACTTCAGGAATGCTCTCAAAGTTTTCATTACAATGCAGGAAGAAGGTGTTTGTCCAAACTCAGCTACAATATCCACATTGCTTAGGGTATTAACTTGCTTGAGTCTATTACAGAGTGGCAAAGAGGTTCACTGTTTCTGCTTGAAGAACAATTTGATCCGCGATGCATATGTTGCAACTGCACTTGTGGACATGTACACAAGATCAGGGGACCTGAGAAGCGCGTCTGAGGTTTTCCGGAGCATTGAGAACAAACCGCTAGCTTCTTGGAACTGTATAATCATGGGCCATGCCATGTTTGGGCAAGGCCAAGAAGGGATTGCGGTTTTCAATAAGATGCTTGAAGCAGGCATGGAGCCAGATGCTATCACGTTTACCTCTATCTTGTCCGTCTGCAAGAACTCAGGTCTTGTCTGTGAAGGGTGGGAGTACTTTGATCTAATGAGGTCTCGTTATGGTGTTACCCCGAGTATCGAACACTGTTCTTGCATGGTTGATATGCTGGGGAGGTCTGGTTATCTTGATGAAGCATGGGACTTTATTCAGACAATGCCATTGAAACCTGACGCAACTACTTGGGGTGCGTTCCTTTCGTCTTGTAAGATCCACAGAGACTTGGAGCTTGCGGAACTCGCTTGGAAGAGGCTGCAAGTACTGGAACCGCACAATTCAGCTAACTACATGATGATGATAAACTTGTACAGTAGTTTGAAGAGATGGGAAGATGTTGAACACATAAGGGACTCGATGAGGAGTCAAAGAGTGAGAGTTCAGGATCTCTGGAGCTGGATCCAGATCGATCAAAGGGTTCACGTCTTCAATGCAGAAGGAAAAGCACATCCTGATGAAGGAGAGATATACTTTGAGCTTTACAGATTAGTCTCTGAGATGAAGAAGAGATTAGGTTATGTGCCAGATACGAGATGCATATACCAAAACGTAAGCGAAGCAGAGAAAGAGAAGTTGCTATTGGGACATACAGAGAAGCTACCAATAACCTACGGTCTCATCAAAAAGAAAGGGTTGGATCCTATAAGAGTGGTCAAGAACACGAGCATATGTTCTGATTGCCACAACGTAGCGAAATACATAACGGTTTTGAGAAACCGTGAGATTGTCTTACAAGAAGGGTCACAGATTCACCATTTCAAAGACGGAAAATGTTCCTGTAATGACTCCTGGTGA
- the LOC108823389 gene encoding protein WHAT'S THIS FACTOR 1 homolog, chloroplastic: MDPKLLLPSHKPLFVSCNSPFNERPHLSIKSRLPISTIRAASKSQFMGEALILGNKHVSWSAPRKKALEPVRAAVKRRKELTFDNVVQRDKKLKLVLNIRKILVSQPDRTMSLRGLGKYRRDLGLKKRRRFIALLRKYPGVFEIVEEGAYSLRFKMTSEAERLYLEEMKIKNELEDVLVVKLRKLVMMSVDKRILLEKISHLRTDLGLPLEFRDTICQRYPQYFRVVPTPRGPALELTNWDPELAVSAAELSEEDNRFRESEERNLIIDRPARFNRVQLPRGLSLSKSETRKILQFRDMAYISPYKDFSHLRSGTLEKEKHACGVIHELLSLTTEKRTLVDHLTHFREEFRFSQQLRGMIIRHPDLFYVSLKGERDSVFLREAYRNSELIDKDPLTLVKEKMRALVSVPRFPRRGGRMRVNEEVDGSDVTEGEEEEEEEEESDDDDDEEWSDVDGYLEGGNDDEGDWTDEEGEDDVPPNFDDDDEDSMKIGLSPSSSPRKKKDLTPVFPDGTPREKW; this comes from the coding sequence ATGGATCCAAAGCTTCTGCTTCCTTCTCATAAACCCTTGTTCGTCTCTTGCAACTCCCCCTTCAACGAAAGACCTCACCTTTCTATCAAATCCCGTCTCCCCATCTCCACAATCCGAGCTGCTTCAAAGTCTCAGTTCATGGGGGAAGCTTTGATTCTAGGGAACAAACATGTCTCCTGGAGCGCTCCCCGGAAAAAAGCCCTCGAACCTGTGAGAGCTGCcgtgaagagaagaaaagagctCACATTCGACAACGTCGTCCAGAGAGATAAGAAGCTGAAACTCGTCTTGAACATCAGGAAGATCCTCGTGAGCCAGCCCGACAGGACCATGTCTCTTAGAGGGTTAGGTAAGTACAGGAGAGATCTAGGTTTGAAAAAACGCCGCCGTTTCATAGCTCTCCTTAGGAAGTACCCTGGCGTTTTTGAGATTGTTGAGGAAGGAGCTTATTCGCTGAGGTTCAAGATGACGTCGGAGGCTGAGAGGCTCTACCTCGAGGAGATGAAGATTAAGAACGAGCTCGAAGATGTTTTGGTTGTTAAGCTGAGGAAGCTTGTGATGATGTCTGTTGATAAGAGGATACTCCTGGAGAAGATCTCTCATCTCAGGACTGATTTGGGGCTTCCTCTGGAGTTTAGGGACACGATTTGTCAGCGTTATCCTCAGTACTTCCGTGTGGTTCCGACTCCTAGAGGTCCTGCTTTGGAGCTGACTAACTGGGATCCTGAGCTTGCTGTGTCGGCTGCTGAGTTGTCTGAGGAGGATAACAGGTTTAGAGAGTCGGAAGAGAGGAACTTGATTATAGATAGACCGGCTAGGTTCAACAGGGTTCAGCTTCCGAGGGGTCTGAGTCTTTCCAAGAGTGAGACCAGGAAGATATTGCAGTTCCGTGACATGGCTTATATATCTCCTTACAAGGACTTCTCGCACTTGAGGTCGGGAACGCTTGAGAAAGAGAAGCATGCTTGCGGGGTGATTCATGAGCTTTTGAGTTTAACGACCGAGAAGAGGACGTTGGTCGATCACTTGACTCATTTCCGTGAGGAGTTCAGATTCTCGCAGCAGCTGAGAGGGATGATTATAAGACACCCTGATCTGTTCTACGTGTCTTTGAAAGGGGAGAGAGATTCTGTTTTCTTGAGAGAGGCTTACAGGAACTCTGAGTTGATAGATAAAGATCCTTTGACTCTCGTGAAAGAGAAGATGCGTGCGCTCGTGTCTGTACCGAGGTTCCCAAGAAGAGGAGGACGCATGAGAGTCAACGAAGAGGTTGATGGGAGCGATGTAACAGAGggtgaggaggaggaagaagaagaagaagaaagtgatgatgatgatgatgaagaatgGTCTGATGTGGATGGTTACTTGGAAGGTGGGAATGATGATGAAGGTGACTGGActgatgaagaaggagaagatgatGTGCCTCCTAACttcgatgatgatgatgaagatagTATGAAGATTGGATTGAGTCCTTCAAGTAGTCCTAGAAAGAAGAAGGATCTCACTCCTGTGTTCCCTGATGGTACTCCAAGAGAAAAGTGGTAG
- the LOC108823709 gene encoding rhodanese-like domain-containing protein 4, chloroplastic, whose protein sequence is MEALKTASFSPMSVLSEKRSEPRRPFSLPSLFPPKTPKPISQESFLRSFNGGLALLTSVLSSAAAPAKSLTYEEALQQSVTSPSSFDSDGLIEGISSFVTDNPLVIAGGVAAFAVPFVLSQVLSKKPKSFGVESAKNAYTKLGTDENAQLLDIRTSADSRQVGTPNVKGLGKKTVSVVYNGEDKDGFLKKLSLKFKDPENTTLFILDKFDGNSELVAELVTLNGFKTAYAIKDGAEGPRGWLNSGLPWIEPKKTLSLDLSSLTDSISGVFGESADGVSVAIGVAAAAGLSALAFTEIETILQLLGSAALVQLAGKKLLFAEDRKQTLKQVDEFLNTKIAPKELVDELKDIGKALLPPSTSNKALPAPAAVAEAPTTTVEKPEPEPVIKAATSQVNSEPAVTAQAISEPTAEAATAQVITEPTKTEDKPKSYSRPLSPYAAYPDLKPPTSPTPSQP, encoded by the exons ATGGAAGCTTTGAAAACCGCTAGCTTCAGCCCTATGTCAGTTTTATCCGAGAAAAGATCAGAACCACGACGCCCCTTCTCGCTGCCTAGCCTCTTTCCGCCGAAAACACCTAAACCAATCTCCCAAGAAAGCTTCTTAAGGAGCTTCAACGGAGGATTGGCTCTTCTAACCTCTGTCCTAAGCAGTGCCGCAGCTCCTGCAAAGTCCCTGACCTACGAGGAAGCTCTGCAACAATCTGTGACCTCTCCTTCATCTTTTGATTCAGACGGTTTGATCGAAGGGATATCAAGTTTCGTCACTGACAATCCTCTGGTGATCGCCGGTGGAGTTGCTGCATTTGCCGTCCCTTTTGTTCTCTCTCAGGTTCTGAGCAAGAAGCCCAAATCTTTTGGAGTTGAGTCTGCTAAGAATGCTTATACCAAGTTGGGCACTGATGAAAATGCTCAGTTGCTTGACATAAGAACCTCTGCTGATTCCAGACAAGTGGGCACTCCTAATGTCAAAGGTCTAGGTAAAAAGACGGTCTCGGTTGTCTATAACGGAGAAGACAAGGATGGTTTCTTGAAGAAGCTTTCCTTGAAGTTTAAAGATCCTGAGAACACCACATTGTTCATTCTTGACAA GTTTGATGGAAACTCCGAGCTTGTTGCTGAACTGGTGACCCTTAATGGATTCAAAACTGCTTACGCTATCAAAGATGGTGCAGAGGGACCTAGAGGCTGGTTG AATAGCGGTTTGCCTTGGATAGAGCCAAAGAAGACTCTCAGTCTTGATTTGAGCAGTTTGACTGATAGTATCAGCGGTGTATTTGGG GAGAGTGCTGATGGTGTCTCTGTTGCAATTGGAGTAGCTGCTGCTGCTGGATTAAGTGCTTTAGCATTTACAGAG ATTGAAACCATACTGCAACTACTAGGCTCAGCTGCACTTGTTCAGCTTGCAGGCAAGAAACTTCTATTTGCTGAG GACCGAAAGCAAACTCTAAAACAAGTGGATGAGTTCTTGAACACAAAGATTGCACCTAAAGAACTTGTTGATGAATTAAAG GACATAGGAAAGGCTCTTCTTCCTCCATCAACAAGCAACAAAGCTCTTCCCGCACCTGCAGCAGTAGCAGAAGCGCCTACAACCACGGTCGAGAAACCAGAACCTGAGCCAGTAATCAAAGCCGCCACTTCACAGGTAAACTCAGAGCCAGCCGTCACTGCACAAGCAATCTCGGAGCCAACGGCTGAAGCGGCCACTGCACAAGTTATCACAGAACCAACCAAGACAGAAGACAAACCAAAATCTTATTCAAGACCACTCTCACCATATGCAGCG TACCCTGACTTGAAGCCTCCAACATCTCCTACACCATCGCAGCCCTGA
- the LOC108826385 gene encoding MYB-like transcription factor ETC3, protein MDKHLRTKQAKTNPIVASSSSEEVSSLEWEAVNMNQEEEDLVCRMHKLVGNRWELIAGRIPGRTAEEVERFWVMKKK, encoded by the exons ATGGATAAGCATCTTAGGACCAAGCAAGCCAAGACCAACCCTATTGTGGCTTCCTCATCATCTGAAG AAGTGAGTAGTCTTGAGTGGGAAGCTGTGAACAtgaatcaagaagaagaagatttggtCTGTAGAATGCATAAGCTTGTCGGCAACAG GTGGGAGTTGATAGCTGGGAGGATCCCAGGAAGGACTGCAGAAGAAGTTGAGAGGTTTTGGGTCATGAAGAAAAAATGA